A region from the Salminus brasiliensis chromosome 22, fSalBra1.hap2, whole genome shotgun sequence genome encodes:
- the zdhhc16b gene encoding palmitoyltransferase ZDHHC16B has product MRSWRWYFSRVMHLSLRWFRLCPRRRRPKRAGRLRDLWNYGKVILNSLYFNTLTNCDTVLDSMFEPVYWLVDNLTRWFGVVFVCLVIALTSSVVVIVYLCVIPLIIDTYPTHWILWHLCYGHWNLVMVVFHYYKATMTSPGYPPQEKSDIPTVTICKKCIVPKPARTHHCSICNMCVLKMDHHCPWLNNCVGHFNHRYFFSFCLYMTMGCVYCSISAKDMFLDAYNAIESYYQTPPPPFTSQERLFHKSLLYLWVLTSSVALALGGLTIWHAVLITRGETSVERHINRKEAKRLKERGKVFRNPYSSGRINNWRVLFGVEKRSHWLTRVLLPSSHPPHGDGIIWDSPPHRKEPTAI; this is encoded by the exons atgcGCAGCTGGAGGTGGTATTTCTCCCGGGTCATGCACCTCTCCCTGCGCTGGTTCCGGCTGTGTCCGCGGCGGAGGCGGCCGAAGAGGGCCGGCAGACTCCGGGATCTGTGGAACTACGGAAAAGTCATCCTGAACTCCCTCTACTTCAACACCCTCACCAACTGCGACACGGTGCTCGACTCCATGTTCGAACCCGTTTACTGGCTGGTGGACAACCTGACCCGCTGGTTCGGGGTG gtgtttgtgtgtctggTGATCGCTCTGACCAGCTCTGTGGTGGTGATCGTGTACCTCTGCGTGATCCCGCTGATCATAGACACCTACCCCACTCACTGGATCCTCTGGCACCTCTGTTACGGCCACTGGAACCTGGTGATGGTGGTCTTTCACTACTACAAAGCCACCATGACCTCTCCTGGATACCCGCCGCAG GAAAAGAGTGACATTCCAACAGTGACCATCTGCAAGAAGTGTATCGTCCCCAAACCAGCCAGgacacaccactgcagcatctGCAACAT GTGTGTTTTAAAAATGGACCATCACTGTC CCTGGCTGAATAACTGCGTGGGCCACTTTAACCACCGGTACTTCTTCTCCTTCTGCCTCTACATGACCATGGGCTGTGTCTACTGCAGCATCAGCGCCAAAGACATGTTCCTGGATGCTTACAATGCCATCGAG AGCTACTATCAGACTCCTCCACCTCCGTTCACATCTCAGGAGAGGTTGTTCCATAAGAGCCTCCTTTACCTGTGGGTGCTCACCAg CTCTGTGGCGCTGGCCTTAGGAGGCCTGACCATCTGGCATGCCGTGCTGATCACCCGAGGAGAGACCAGCGTGGAGCGACACATCAACCGCAAAGAGGCCAAGCGACTGAAGGAGAGGGGCAAG GTGTTCCGGAACCCGTATAGCAGCGGGAGAATAAATAACTGGAGAGTACTGTTTGGTGTAGAGAAGAGGAG TCACTGGTTAACGCGGGTGCTCTTACCCTCCAGCCATCCGCCCCATGGAGATGGGATCATCTGGGACAGCCCTCCACACAGAAAGGAGCCCACGGCCATATGA
- the prkar1ab gene encoding protein kinase, cAMP-dependent, regulatory, type I, alpha (tissue specific extinguisher 1) b, translating to MASGSVSSEEEKSLRECELYVQKHNIQQLLKDCIVQLCTSRPERPMAFLREYFERLEKEEAKQLLNQQKASSRSDSREDEVSPPMNPVVKGRRRRGAISAEVYTEEDAASYVRKVIPKDYKTMAALAKAIEKNVLFSHLDDNERSDIFDAMFPVTYIAGEIVIQQGDEGDNFYVIDQGEMDVYVNNEWATSIGEGGSFGELALIYGTPRAATVRAKTNVKLWGIDRDSYRRILMGSTLRKRKMYEEFLSKVSILESLDKWERLTVADALEPVQFEDSQKIVVQGEPGDEFFIILEGCAAVLQRRSENEEFVEVGRLGPSDYFGEIALLMNRPRAATVVARGPLKCVKLDRPRFERVLGPCSDILKRNIQQYNSFVSLSV from the exons ATGGCGTCGGGCAGCGTGAGCAGCGAGGAGGAGAAGAGCCTGCGAGAGTGTGAGCTCTACGTGCAGAAACACAACATCCAGCAGCTGCTGAAGGACTGCATCGTACAGCTGTGCACCTCGCGACCCGAGAGGCCCATGGCCTTCCTGAGAGAGTACTTTGAGAGGCTTGAGAAG GAGGAGGCCAAGCAGCTTCTGAACCAGCAGAAGGCCAGCTCGCGCTCGGACTCGCGGGAAGACGAGGTCTCTCCTCCCATGAATCCGGTGGTGAAGGGCCGCCGGAGGAGAGGAGCCATCAGCGCCGAGGTTTACACCGAGGAGGACGCCGCCTCCTACGTCAGAAAG gTCATTCCGAAAGACTATAAAACCATGGCGGCTCTGGCCAAAGCTATCGAAAAGAACGTGCTCTTCTCACATTTGGACGACAACGAGAGAAG TGATATATTTGATGCCATGTTTCCAGTCACCTACATCGCCGGGGAGATTGTTATTCAGCAAG GTGACGAGGGCGACAACTTCTACGTAATTGATCAGGGAGAAATGGAC GTGTACGTGAACAACGAGTGGGCAACCAGCATCGGCGAGGGCGGCAGTTTCGGAGAGCTGGCGCTGATCTACGGCACCCCCCGGGCAGCCACAGTCAGAGCCAAGACCAACGTCAAGCTGTGGGGCATCGACAGAGACAGCTACAGGAGAATACTGATG GGGAGCACTctgaggaagaggaagatgtACGAAGAGTTCCTCAGCAAAGTGTCCATTTTAG AGTCTCTGGACAAGTGGGAGCGCTTGACGGTGGCTGACGCTCTGGAGCCGGTGCAGTTTGAGGACAGTCAGAAGATCGTGGTCCAGGGAGAACCTGGCGATGAGTTCTTCATCATATTGGAG GGTTGTGCGGCAGTATTGCAGCGAAGGTCAGAGAATGAGGAGTTTGTGGAGGTGGGCCGGTTAGGACCCTCAGACTACTTTG GTGAGATCGCCCTGTTGATGAACCGGCCCCGTGCCGCCACCGTGGTGGCCCGCGGCCCCCTCAAGTGCGTCAAGCTGGACCGGCCACGGTTCGAGCGCGTGCTGGGGCCCTGCTCGGACATCCTGAAACGCAACATCCAGCAGTACAACAGCTTCGTCTCGCTGTCCGTctga